In Geotalea uraniireducens, the genomic window TTGCATCTAATCCAACTTCTGGCGGCAACAGAGATTCGAGTCGCTCGATGCGAGAATATTCTTTAGCTTCAGTAGCATTTCGAGTTTGAATCCTTCCAATACGTAGAGCGGAACCCTTTGATCGGTCTTCAGCCTGAAAAGCCCATTCAATTTCTACCTGATTATCTTCAACTGCAAAAACAATATCTCCATCCCCTGAATTTAATACTTCCCCAGGAGTTCCTAGACGCACAAGGGAACCATTAAGAGGCAGCCCGTCGGATCGATTACCGGAACGCAGTGACTGGGCAAGTAACAAAATACTTTGCAATGTAGTAGATTTGCCTGAGGCATTAAAACCGGTCAAAAGTGTAAGTGGAGCTAAAGGAAGTGATAACGACTCAAAACATTTAAAGTTCTTTAGTTTTATATTTGTCAGCATTAAACCACCTCCGCGATTGCATTTCTCATCATATTGAAACGAGTTCTGACTTGAAACAATCCATTTGTGGCGTATGTAATAGCTTGAATGAATTGATAATCATTTACTAAATCGCAAACTATATTTTTCAATTTTTCGGAATTCTGTTCTACGCATTCATCTGTCAACTCAGAAAATATGACCGTGCATACATCAAAAAGCGCAATATTGATTACAGTTCTTCCTGCATATTTATCTTTGAGTGCCAATGATTTTCTAAAAGCATGTTTTTCAAATAAATTGTAGTTAATATTTAATGTCCTCTTGAAAGTAGCCTCTAAATTTCTTAGGCTCTCTTCATCAAGTTGATTCATTTTTTCAAGTGCTTTTGCAAGGAAATCGTCCATATCTGCTTTATATTGATCAACACCTAAAAGATAGAAGGCATAAAAACGGTTTATAACTTCTCGATCACGCATTGACTTCTTATCAAGACTACCACCAGTAACTTTTAAAAACAGTTCGTTTTCAGCTGCCCTCTTTAGTAATTTGGTTGCGTTTCCGTTGAAAAGACAATTTCTCATTTGTTGACGGGTAAGAGGAACTCCTCCATTCACCCGTTCAAATATGTCAAGCTTTGCTCGCTCAGGCGCCTTAGCATCAAGGATATAAAGGGTTAGTTGGGTATCTTCAAGGCGTTCTTGTAGTGTGATCGACAGGCCATTGAATTTTTTGTTAAGCAAAGGACTCTCTTGTTTTGTTCCGTCACGTCCTTCTCCAAGTCCCGTCAGAGAAAACTGATTATTTATAAAACGATAAAATGTTGTAAGTCTTTGTAAACCGTCAACAACAACAATTTTCCCATCTTTTGCTTCTGCAACGTAGAAAACAGGCAAAGGAATTCGCATGAGGCAGGATTCTATTAATCGAGACTGTTTCGTTGGTGGCCATACAAAATCCCGCTGAAAATCAGGATCAAGCACATAACGCCCTTTTTCTATCCTGCTCATCACTTCCTTGACCGTTCGCTGATCCTTTCGCACGAACAGTGCGTCAAGAGGATACTCGTCCCATCCTGATGATTCCGAGGTGTCAAGCCCCTCAGGTTCTTCAACAATTGGATTCGGATTTATATCGTGCTCATTTTCATTCATGACATTGCACCTTTGATAACTTTCCGTTTTATATTCCGGCACCACTTTATTTATATCCGTTTCGCAGCCGTTGGCGCGAGTCTTTTAGGTCTTTGCTCATTGGTTTTATCCTTTAACTACACCCGAAATAGGATGTACGTATATCAAGCCCCTTGTCTGAGCAGCTTTTACCTTCCGGTCCAGCATCTGAGAAAATGATAGATGTCCCTCAAGCACCAGGACAAGATCTTCTCCGTCAACAAAGATGGTTTTGATTGCTTTCCCGGTTACAACACTCTTTACAACATGATCGCTGAATCCGTTTATCGAGACAAATAGACCACGTCCGTACATTTTACCTTCAACTTTACCGACGAATTGATAAACTGGCTCGTTGCTTGCGGCCTTGTCTTGCCATTTGGCCTCTATCAGGTAATGCTCACCGTCATATTTCACGGCGCCATCGATTTGTTCTCCGATTACCTTGAACGGTTCTGTCATCTCAAGACCCGCAAGCTTAGAGAGTCCACCCAGAATCGATTCGAGTGCATATCCACGCTTGGACGGAGATGTCTTACCTGCATGCAATTCAAGAAATTCATCAAGCAGACCGGATATGGATATTTGTGGTTTCTGCTTTGCAGAATCCGCTGTCTCTCTTTTCTGCCGATCAGTAACAATTTTGGCATCTCGTATTTCTTGAAGTTGTCGCAGATGGTCCAAGCACTTTTGGGCCTTCGAGCGATCCAATTTCTTGAGGTTATCAAAGTAG contains:
- a CDS encoding DUF262 domain-containing protein; this encodes MNENEHDINPNPIVEEPEGLDTSESSGWDEYPLDALFVRKDQRTVKEVMSRIEKGRYVLDPDFQRDFVWPPTKQSRLIESCLMRIPLPVFYVAEAKDGKIVVVDGLQRLTTFYRFINNQFSLTGLGEGRDGTKQESPLLNKKFNGLSITLQERLEDTQLTLYILDAKAPERAKLDIFERVNGGVPLTRQQMRNCLFNGNATKLLKRAAENELFLKVTGGSLDKKSMRDREVINRFYAFYLLGVDQYKADMDDFLAKALEKMNQLDEESLRNLEATFKRTLNINYNLFEKHAFRKSLALKDKYAGRTVINIALFDVCTVIFSELTDECVEQNSEKLKNIVCDLVNDYQFIQAITYATNGLFQVRTRFNMMRNAIAEVV
- a CDS encoding restriction endonuclease, whose translation is MSFPNDIKGCMKDCILSVLWPKHDIYTFLGDHGCTSADLKVIAQFKDEGMTRSKMIDVMFEHLSSLPTGGLGPFRSMLQSLLNWSRFDPYYFDNLKKLDRSKAQKCLDHLRQLQEIRDAKIVTDRQKRETADSAKQKPQISISGLLDEFLELHAGKTSPSKRGYALESILGGLSKLAGLEMTEPFKVIGEQIDGAVKYDGEHYLIEAKWQDKAASNEPVYQFVGKVEGKMYGRGLFVSINGFSDHVVKSVVTGKAIKTIFVDGEDLVLVLEGHLSFSQMLDRKVKAAQTRGLIYVHPISGVVKG